In Caloranaerobacter sp. TR13, a genomic segment contains:
- a CDS encoding DUF362 domain-containing protein, protein MKARRVFEPIVSIAKDYNEGDSLEECLYNLPLQRILKEGDKVVITPNWVKAKKPNTATVVGPNTLDRLIKIVKRFNPREVIIATGSGGDPTDKVMNYVGYDKVIKENNVKFIDLNYGPYVDLELNHNKPSKTKINVLYEEMDVLISFTQLKIHEEATISAGIKNIALGWPPAEIHGFPKKSLGIHEDLHHFIVAMAEKIPIDLTIISADKTMIGTGPSDGKAIDTSGIIIAGTDPVACDTVGARLLGFLPQAVHYLYDLYKKGLGEAQLEKVDMRGLDLKTAEQIFSYRAYNQGIVIDKNGIKGIHGN, encoded by the coding sequence GTGAAAGCAAGAAGGGTTTTTGAACCAATTGTTTCGATAGCAAAAGATTATAATGAAGGAGATTCTTTAGAAGAGTGTCTTTATAATTTACCATTGCAGAGGATATTAAAAGAAGGCGATAAAGTAGTTATAACACCAAACTGGGTGAAAGCAAAGAAACCAAATACTGCTACTGTAGTTGGACCTAATACTTTAGACAGACTTATAAAAATAGTAAAAAGATTTAATCCACGCGAAGTAATAATAGCAACTGGTTCTGGAGGAGACCCAACTGATAAAGTTATGAATTATGTAGGTTATGATAAAGTAATAAAAGAGAATAACGTGAAATTTATTGATTTAAATTATGGACCGTATGTAGATTTAGAGTTAAACCATAATAAACCATCTAAAACTAAAATTAATGTACTTTATGAGGAAATGGATGTATTAATATCATTTACACAATTGAAAATACATGAAGAAGCTACTATTAGTGCTGGGATTAAGAATATTGCTTTAGGTTGGCCACCTGCTGAAATTCATGGATTTCCAAAAAAATCTTTAGGGATACATGAAGATTTACATCATTTTATAGTGGCTATGGCAGAAAAAATACCAATAGATTTAACCATAATTAGTGCAGATAAGACAATGATTGGAACAGGTCCTTCAGACGGGAAGGCTATTGACACTTCTGGAATAATAATCGCAGGTACAGATCCTGTGGCTTGTGATACTGTAGGTGCAAGGTTACTTGGATTTTTACCTCAAGCTGTTCATTATCTGTATGATTTATATAAAAAAGGGTTGGGTGAGGCTCAATTAGAGAAAGTGGATATGAGAGGACTAGATTTAAAAACAGCAGAACAAATTTTTAGTTATAGAGCTTATAATCAGGGTATAGTTATTGATAAAAATGGGATAAAAGGTATACATGGTAATTAA
- the trmL gene encoding tRNA (uridine(34)/cytosine(34)/5-carboxymethylaminomethyluridine(34)-2'-O)-methyltransferase TrmL, with protein MALNIVLVEPEIPQNTGNIARTCAATGTSLHLVRPLGFSLDNKYLKRAGLDYWNILDVHYYDSFDELLEKYGKEKFFYATTKAKRSYTDMKFFDGCFLVFGKETAGLPEDLLKDNIDRCMRIPMLNNEHARSLNLSNSVAIIAYEALRQLNFPNLK; from the coding sequence ATGGCTTTAAACATTGTTTTAGTTGAACCTGAAATTCCACAAAACACAGGAAATATTGCTAGAACCTGTGCAGCTACAGGTACATCTTTACATTTGGTCAGACCACTAGGCTTTTCATTAGATAATAAGTATCTAAAAAGAGCAGGATTAGATTATTGGAATATTTTGGATGTACACTATTATGATAGTTTTGATGAATTATTAGAAAAATACGGAAAAGAGAAGTTCTTTTATGCAACTACAAAGGCGAAAAGAAGTTATACTGATATGAAGTTTTTTGATGGATGTTTTCTTGTATTTGGCAAAGAAACTGCTGGGTTACCAGAAGATTTACTTAAAGATAATATCGATAGATGTATGCGAATACCTATGTTAAACAATGAGCATGCAAGATCTTTGAATTTATCTAATTCTGTAGCAATTATAGCTTATGAAGCTTTAAGACAATTGAATTTTCCGAACCTTAAATAA
- a CDS encoding chemotaxis protein CheX: MDDIIISAVTKSGQEIFSQAIRLFVDIEEPYIKKEVRLKDDIAIITGLAGNIKGQIIIKLSEAISKKIVSSILDDVPIAELDDTCRKILCDMSNMLICNAISDIYNVGIIVDLSLPALIYGQEIKYTVSDGVIYCIPFRAGSDLIEVNIILKVNNK; this comes from the coding sequence ATGGATGATATTATAATAAGTGCCGTTACAAAATCAGGGCAGGAAATTTTTTCTCAGGCAATAAGGTTATTTGTGGACATTGAAGAACCTTATATTAAGAAAGAAGTTAGGTTAAAGGATGATATAGCGATAATTACTGGTTTAGCTGGTAATATAAAAGGACAAATTATTATAAAACTTTCAGAGGCAATATCTAAAAAAATTGTGTCAAGTATCTTAGATGATGTACCAATTGCTGAATTAGATGATACATGTAGAAAAATATTATGTGATATGAGTAATATGTTAATCTGTAATGCTATTTCAGATATTTATAATGTTGGAATTATTGTCGATTTGTCTTTACCAGCGTTAATATATGGTCAAGAAATAAAATATACAGTAAGCGATGGGGTAATATACTGTATCCCGTTTAGAGCAGGAAGTGATTTGATTGAGGTTAATATTATATTAAAAGTTAATAATAAATAA
- a CDS encoding ABC transporter substrate-binding protein, with protein sequence MIKSKFAKVLVLLLSLVLIMGAFTGCVKKKEENIDDKSEINNNESNITGTIYPLEVEDDFGNKVTIENEPKRIVSLAPSHTEILFAIGLGERVVGVSNYCDYPEEAKNKEKVGDSFNVNVEKIIELSPDLVIQYGQGKEEVNKRLKEAGIKVLSYEPESIDDVINLIDELGKITNSGRAAKMTIVDMMTKRDFVLSRVAGKKKVKVFYEVWDQPLMAAGPGSFIDELINLAGGENIAKDAQGKYPQFDLEQLIERNPDVYLTAKDREDKTVDSIKARIGYENINAIKNDRVYILDPNIISRPGPRIVDGLELIARKIHPEAFK encoded by the coding sequence ATGATTAAAAGCAAATTTGCTAAGGTATTAGTTTTATTATTATCTTTAGTATTAATTATGGGCGCATTTACAGGTTGTGTTAAAAAGAAAGAAGAAAATATTGATGATAAAAGTGAAATAAATAATAATGAATCTAATATTACTGGTACAATTTATCCATTAGAAGTAGAAGATGATTTTGGGAATAAAGTGACAATAGAAAATGAGCCTAAAAGAATAGTTTCTTTAGCACCTAGCCATACTGAGATTTTATTTGCAATAGGCTTAGGAGAGAGAGTAGTTGGTGTATCAAATTATTGCGATTATCCAGAAGAAGCAAAAAATAAAGAAAAGGTTGGAGATTCTTTTAATGTGAATGTTGAAAAAATAATAGAATTATCTCCAGATTTAGTAATACAATATGGACAGGGCAAGGAAGAAGTTAATAAGAGATTAAAGGAAGCTGGTATTAAAGTATTAAGTTATGAGCCAGAGTCTATAGATGATGTAATTAATTTAATTGATGAATTAGGTAAAATAACTAATAGTGGAAGAGCTGCTAAAATGACTATAGTTGACATGATGACAAAAAGAGATTTTGTATTATCAAGAGTTGCAGGAAAGAAAAAAGTAAAAGTGTTTTATGAAGTGTGGGATCAACCGTTAATGGCAGCGGGCCCAGGCTCTTTCATTGATGAGCTTATTAATTTAGCAGGTGGAGAAAATATTGCTAAAGATGCACAAGGAAAATATCCTCAGTTTGATTTAGAGCAGCTTATTGAAAGAAACCCAGATGTGTACTTGACAGCGAAAGATAGAGAAGATAAGACAGTAGACAGTATAAAAGCAAGAATTGGATATGAAAATATAAATGCTATTAAGAATGACAGGGTTTATATATTAGATCCTAATATAATATCAAGACCAGGACCTAGAATAGTAGATGGTTTAGAATTAATAGCAAGAAAAATACATCCAGAAGCTTTTAAATAG
- a CDS encoding iron ABC transporter permease: MRIIANIKGKRSIVFLTLFIVLVISVCIFATIGTANISVLDTIKIVSSRLPYIGSYINVSEIPQSHFIIILKVRLPRVLLGVLVGAALSSVGAAFQGMFKNPMADPYVIGISSGAALGASIIIVSGLNIGLLKLSSISVGAFLGAIVSTFIVYFISKTKNKVPINTLLLSGIAVGQLLTAIMSFLMVIYTKDVSKIIFWTLGSFSSKGWDELIPVAIPVLLSIVILNFFSRDLNVMLMGEESAQSMGIDVERVKLIILVICAFMTAMVVSVSGIIGFVGLIIPHIVRLIIGPDHRILLPSSALVGGIFMIFADTIARTIISPTEVPVGIITAMFGGPFFLYLLLKKKKTY, encoded by the coding sequence ATGAGAATAATAGCTAATATTAAAGGTAAGAGAAGCATAGTGTTTTTAACATTGTTTATTGTATTAGTAATAAGTGTCTGTATATTTGCTACAATAGGCACTGCTAATATAAGTGTATTAGATACAATTAAGATAGTGAGTTCAAGGTTGCCTTATATTGGTAGTTATATAAATGTTAGTGAAATACCTCAATCTCATTTCATCATTATTTTAAAAGTCAGATTGCCTAGAGTATTATTAGGTGTATTAGTAGGAGCAGCCCTTTCAAGTGTTGGGGCTGCTTTTCAAGGAATGTTTAAGAATCCTATGGCTGATCCATATGTTATTGGAATATCATCAGGAGCAGCTTTAGGTGCTTCTATAATAATTGTCTCAGGACTAAATATTGGTTTGTTAAAACTTTCAAGCATTTCAGTTGGTGCTTTTTTAGGAGCTATAGTCTCTACTTTTATAGTTTACTTTATTTCGAAGACAAAGAATAAAGTTCCGATAAATACACTTTTATTGTCAGGAATAGCCGTTGGACAACTTTTAACGGCTATTATGTCTTTTCTGATGGTTATATATACAAAAGATGTAAGTAAAATAATATTTTGGACTTTAGGCAGTTTTTCTTCAAAAGGATGGGACGAATTAATTCCAGTAGCAATACCGGTTTTGCTTTCAATAGTAATATTGAACTTCTTTTCGAGAGATTTGAATGTTATGCTTATGGGTGAAGAATCTGCACAAAGTATGGGAATAGATGTAGAAAGAGTAAAATTGATTATTTTAGTTATATGTGCTTTTATGACAGCGATGGTAGTTTCAGTAAGTGGCATTATTGGTTTTGTTGGTTTAATAATACCACATATTGTAAGACTCATTATAGGTCCTGACCATAGGATTTTACTACCTTCTTCTGCTTTAGTTGGTGGAATATTTATGATATTTGCAGATACTATAGCTAGGACAATAATATCACCGACAGAAGTACCTGTAGGTATTATTACAGCTATGTTTGGTGGCCCATTTTTTCTATATCTTTTGCTAAAGAAGAAAAAAACATATTAA
- a CDS encoding cob(I)yrinic acid a,c-diamide adenosyltransferase, with translation MDKGLIQVYTGDGKGKTTAALGLGLRAVGYGYKVKMIQFLKGRDSGELFSTKNFNGDFEIYRFDKSKKFFWNMNEAEKEELKKKISNAFEFIEEIIKKNDCDILILDEIMGVISNKLVSIDRVLHILDIKPENMEIILTGRNVPEAILDRADLVSEMKMVKHPFEKGISARKGIEY, from the coding sequence GTGGACAAGGGATTGATTCAAGTTTATACAGGGGATGGTAAGGGAAAAACTACAGCAGCGTTAGGATTAGGATTAAGAGCTGTTGGCTATGGCTACAAAGTAAAGATGATACAATTTCTAAAAGGGCGTGACTCTGGAGAATTATTTAGTACGAAAAATTTTAATGGAGATTTTGAAATATATAGATTTGATAAATCAAAAAAGTTTTTTTGGAACATGAATGAAGCTGAAAAGGAAGAATTAAAGAAAAAAATCAGTAATGCTTTTGAGTTTATTGAAGAAATAATTAAGAAAAATGATTGTGACATTCTTATTTTAGATGAAATTATGGGGGTTATAAGTAACAAATTAGTTTCAATAGATAGGGTTTTACATATTTTAGACATTAAACCTGAAAATATGGAAATTATATTAACTGGAAGAAATGTTCCTGAAGCTATACTTGATAGGGCAGATTTAGTTAGTGAAATGAAAATGGTTAAACATCCTTTTGAAAAAGGCATATCAGCAAGAAAAGGAATCGAATATTAA
- a CDS encoding ABC transporter ATP-binding protein, which yields MKPAIEVESLYFSYGDSLVLRDINFKIEKGEFVSIIGPNGSGKSTLLKNMISIDKPSKGLVRIDGKELRQYKVKELAKKVAIVLQDTNIAYDFSVFDVVLMGRNPYLGRFQKESYKDFQIVKDSLKLTDTLHLKDKSINQISGGERQRVIIARALAQQPEIILLDEPTSHLDINHQIEILSLLKKLNKEKNMTIVIVIHDINLATRYSNKMILLNKGEILSIGKPKEVITYENIEAAYNLNVVITKDLYTNSPYLMPLTSKNKVQTSILDKKVHVICGGGTGVEIISKLDSLGYQVSLGVINIGDTDWEIGRKLSLELVEELPFTAISDKAFEKNLEVIDKSDVIILCNVPYGSGNLKNLLAAYKGFKDGKTIYLFNNNNEYDSFDYVGGKAVEILENMKKLGLKVFNDFDELVKHL from the coding sequence ATGAAACCAGCTATAGAAGTTGAATCTCTTTATTTTAGCTATGGAGATAGTTTAGTTTTAAGGGATATTAATTTTAAAATTGAAAAAGGAGAATTTGTTAGTATAATAGGTCCTAACGGTTCAGGAAAGTCAACGCTATTAAAAAATATGATTTCTATAGATAAACCAAGTAAAGGTCTTGTTAGAATAGATGGAAAAGAGTTGAGACAGTATAAAGTTAAGGAGCTTGCTAAAAAAGTAGCTATAGTGCTGCAAGATACAAATATTGCTTATGATTTTTCAGTATTTGATGTAGTTCTGATGGGGAGAAATCCATATTTAGGTCGATTTCAAAAGGAAAGTTATAAAGACTTTCAAATAGTAAAAGATTCATTAAAACTTACAGATACTTTACATTTAAAAGATAAGAGTATTAATCAAATCAGTGGTGGAGAAAGGCAAAGAGTAATTATTGCTAGGGCTTTAGCTCAACAACCTGAAATTATACTTTTAGATGAGCCTACATCACATTTAGATATTAATCATCAGATAGAAATTCTCTCTCTACTAAAAAAGCTAAATAAAGAAAAAAATATGACTATAGTGATTGTTATACACGATATAAATTTAGCAACAAGATATAGCAATAAAATGATTTTACTTAATAAAGGTGAAATACTTAGTATTGGCAAGCCTAAAGAAGTAATTACATATGAAAATATAGAAGCAGCTTATAATTTAAATGTGGTTATCACTAAAGATTTATATACTAATAGTCCGTATTTGATGCCTTTAACATCAAAAAATAAGGTTCAGACTAGTATTTTAGATAAGAAAGTACATGTTATATGTGGTGGCGGTACAGGCGTTGAGATAATAAGCAAACTTGATTCTTTGGGATATCAAGTGTCTTTGGGAGTTATTAATATAGGAGATACGGATTGGGAAATAGGGAGAAAATTATCATTAGAGTTAGTGGAGGAGTTACCTTTTACAGCTATTAGTGATAAAGCTTTTGAAAAAAATTTGGAGGTAATAGATAAAAGTGATGTTATAATACTTTGTAATGTACCTTATGGTTCGGGCAATTTGAAAAATTTACTAGCAGCTTATAAAGGTTTTAAAGATGGAAAAACTATTTATCTATTTAATAATAATAATGAATATGATAGTTTTGACTATGTTGGTGGAAAAGCTGTTGAAATTTTAGAAAATATGAAAAAGCTTGGTTTGAAAGTTTTTAATGATTTTGATGAGTTGGTTAAACATTTGTAA
- a CDS encoding methylated-DNA--[protein]-cysteine S-methyltransferase, with product MRAYYYSFNSDLLGEIHLAFTSRGLVKLSLHTEEKKDFFNWLKIYFDEISEYNGEELEYSLQIKSYLKGKLKKFDIPVEFYGTEFQKKVWEQLIKIPYGSVRSYKDIALAIGKPNGFRAVGGANNKNPIPIIVPCHRVINNNREIGGYGGGIDYKIKLLKLEGVKIEVRKEKYIVKN from the coding sequence ATGAGAGCCTATTATTACAGTTTCAATTCAGATTTGCTTGGTGAAATTCATTTGGCTTTTACTAGCAGAGGTTTAGTAAAGTTAAGTTTACATACTGAAGAAAAAAAGGATTTTTTTAATTGGCTTAAAATATATTTTGATGAAATTAGTGAGTACAATGGTGAAGAGCTAGAGTATAGTTTACAAATAAAGTCATATCTGAAAGGAAAACTAAAAAAGTTTGATATACCAGTAGAATTTTATGGTACAGAATTTCAGAAAAAAGTATGGGAACAGCTAATTAAGATTCCGTATGGGAGTGTAAGGTCTTATAAAGATATAGCTTTGGCAATAGGGAAACCAAACGGGTTTAGAGCTGTTGGCGGAGCAAATAACAAAAATCCTATTCCTATTATTGTTCCATGTCATAGAGTTATAAATAATAATAGAGAGATAGGTGGATATGGAGGAGGAATCGATTATAAAATTAAATTACTAAAGCTTGAAGGCGTTAAAATAGAAGTAAGGAAAGAAAAATATATTGTTAAGAATTAG
- a CDS encoding lipase/acyltransferase domain-containing protein has protein sequence MFFFRSLIKESDEYPIVFIPGLFGSIGSDIIPGTGKFRFGPADYVYRPIIEDLNKLGYRLDENLFIAFYDWRKENAYSAQKYLIPVIKKAKEKTKKEKVNIICHSMGGIVARAYIQSDYYQNDVDKLVMIATPNSGSANAYYFWEGGELPYKEYNESTFYKILWEGFIWVLKIIHREKDNLSLLHNYFPSIKDLLPSNEYGDYLFIENNNRFVRFIPISQISSQNEFLNILNKSVQELYRKSIKIYLITGTGKKTKKYLCVEKVPKSIKWFDGKPKYAIYTIRGDGTVIEDSVYTVYGDRYKIKSDHVEILKECGGILSSILNVRRARRTMRARHKKMVNIYSIIASNVEKISISNNRGCNVMFNDRYIRAGELYVEKLGQDLYWIIMDNDKFKDSTVNIKTKKDKQTKVMVLKGDENSVVKKVDEAVNKENFILKI, from the coding sequence ATGTTCTTTTTTAGGAGTTTAATTAAAGAATCTGATGAATATCCAATAGTTTTTATACCTGGACTTTTTGGTTCTATTGGTAGTGATATAATTCCTGGCACAGGAAAATTTAGATTTGGGCCAGCTGACTATGTGTATAGACCAATAATAGAAGACCTTAATAAATTAGGATATAGGCTTGATGAAAATCTTTTTATAGCATTTTATGATTGGAGAAAAGAAAATGCTTATTCTGCACAAAAATATTTAATTCCTGTAATTAAAAAAGCAAAAGAGAAGACAAAAAAAGAAAAAGTTAATATTATTTGTCATAGTATGGGAGGTATAGTTGCAAGAGCATATATTCAGAGTGATTATTATCAGAACGATGTAGACAAACTTGTTATGATTGCAACGCCTAATAGTGGGTCAGCAAATGCATACTATTTTTGGGAAGGAGGAGAGTTGCCTTATAAAGAATATAACGAAAGTACATTTTATAAAATTCTATGGGAAGGTTTTATTTGGGTTCTAAAGATTATTCATAGAGAAAAGGATAATTTAAGTTTGTTGCACAATTATTTTCCGTCAATCAAAGATTTGTTACCTAGTAATGAGTATGGAGATTATCTATTTATAGAAAACAACAATAGATTTGTGCGATTTATACCTATTTCTCAAATCAGTAGTCAAAATGAGTTCTTGAATATTTTAAATAAAAGCGTACAAGAATTGTATCGAAAAAGCATAAAAATTTATCTTATAACAGGTACAGGAAAAAAGACTAAAAAGTATTTGTGTGTAGAAAAGGTACCTAAATCTATTAAATGGTTTGATGGCAAGCCTAAATATGCAATTTATACAATTAGAGGAGATGGAACAGTAATAGAGGACAGTGTTTATACAGTATATGGAGATAGATACAAAATAAAAAGTGATCATGTTGAGATTTTAAAGGAATGCGGGGGTATTTTATCTAGTATTTTAAATGTCAGAAGAGCTAGAAGAACTATGAGAGCAAGGCACAAAAAAATGGTAAATATTTATAGTATTATTGCTAGTAATGTAGAAAAAATTTCTATTAGCAATAATAGAGGTTGTAATGTCATGTTTAACGATAGATATATTAGGGCTGGAGAATTATATGTTGAAAAATTAGGACAGGATTTGTATTGGATTATAATGGATAATGATAAGTTTAAAGATTCAACAGTAAATATTAAAACTAAAAAAGATAAACAAACTAAAGTAATGGTATTAAAAGGTGATGAGAATAGTGTAGTTAAAAAAGTTGATGAAGCTGTAAATAAAGAGAATTTTATATTAAAAATATAG
- a CDS encoding Cof-type HAD-IIB family hydrolase, with protein MKYKLIAVDMDGTLLNSNNEISEKNKNALKIATEKGIQVVISTGRIFTSARFYAKLLGIVTPIIACNGAYICEYHRNNVLYENPINFDDCREIIKVLEENNMYFHFYDNDTFYTKELNYNSLKYYNWNKKQKPGDKINIQLIDDANKLFEKRKPKVYKFVTMDNDLDKLNYVKNMLSKNKNIEIVSSWKGSFDIMNKGVSKGKALEKLCNIFNIKNSEVIAIGDNYNDLSMIEFAGCGIVMGNGEEEVKRKADIITDTNDNDGVYKALKELIY; from the coding sequence ATGAAGTATAAATTGATAGCAGTAGATATGGATGGAACTTTGTTAAATAGTAACAATGAGATTTCAGAAAAGAATAAGAATGCATTAAAAATTGCTACAGAAAAAGGGATACAGGTGGTTATTTCAACAGGCAGAATATTTACATCTGCAAGATTTTATGCAAAGCTATTAGGAATTGTTACTCCAATAATAGCTTGTAATGGAGCATATATTTGTGAGTATCACAGGAATAATGTACTTTATGAAAATCCTATAAACTTTGATGATTGTAGAGAAATAATTAAAGTATTAGAAGAAAATAATATGTATTTTCATTTTTACGATAATGATACTTTTTATACTAAAGAATTGAACTATAATTCTTTAAAATATTACAATTGGAACAAAAAACAGAAACCAGGAGACAAAATTAATATACAATTAATTGATGATGCCAATAAATTATTTGAAAAGCGAAAACCTAAGGTTTATAAATTTGTTACAATGGATAATGATTTAGATAAGTTAAATTATGTAAAAAATATGCTTAGTAAGAACAAGAATATCGAAATTGTAAGTTCATGGAAAGGTAGTTTTGATATAATGAATAAAGGTGTGTCTAAGGGGAAAGCTCTCGAAAAACTGTGCAATATATTTAATATTAAGAATAGTGAAGTGATAGCTATTGGAGATAATTATAATGATTTATCAATGATAGAATTTGCAGGTTGTGGTATAGTTATGGGAAATGGAGAAGAAGAAGTGAAAAGGAAGGCTGATATAATTACGGATACAAATGATAACGATGGAGTTTATAAGGCTTTAAAAGAATTAATATATTAA
- a CDS encoding Na/Pi cotransporter family protein, with translation MEIAFGVLGGLGLFLYGMNLMGTGLQKAAGEKLKKLIEILTNNRFMGVIVGTVVTMIIQSSSATTVMVVGFVNAGLMTLSQAIGVIMGANIGTTVTAQLVAFKLTDIAPIVVAIGVAIWLFSSKKKHREIAEILIGFGILFIGMDFMKHYLKPLSGSQAFKDLLASLENPFLGILVGFGLTTIVQSSSASIGLLIALASQGLVTIDIALPILFGDNIGTCVTALLSSIGANKTAKRAALMHLLFNIIGTFIFMVVLRYPIQHLVTRLTPQDVERQIANAHTFFNIINVIVQFPFAGFIVMAAKKLIPGDVEEDNTGLKYLDTRIIETPSIAVGQAAKEVLRMGKIAQNSLKIAKESFFSKSEKLTHKVFEQEKFINQLEKDITHYLVELSNADLTDDQQIRVTTLFNTVNDLERVGDHADNIAELAQYAIDNKLNFSDEALRELEMMFEKVENSYRTALMAYKTADPEIARSVIAFEEDIDLMEKQLRANHIERLNKQLCHPSSGIVFLDMISNLERIADHASNIALTILDALK, from the coding sequence ATGGAAATTGCTTTTGGTGTACTTGGTGGTTTAGGATTATTTTTATACGGTATGAATTTAATGGGAACCGGGTTACAAAAGGCAGCAGGTGAAAAATTAAAAAAATTAATTGAAATTCTGACAAACAACAGATTTATGGGAGTTATTGTAGGTACAGTAGTAACTATGATTATTCAAAGTAGTAGTGCTACTACTGTAATGGTTGTAGGTTTTGTAAATGCAGGACTTATGACATTAAGCCAAGCAATTGGAGTAATAATGGGTGCTAACATTGGTACAACAGTAACAGCACAATTAGTAGCTTTCAAATTAACAGATATTGCACCAATTGTGGTAGCAATAGGTGTTGCTATCTGGCTATTTAGTTCAAAGAAGAAGCATAGAGAGATTGCTGAGATACTTATAGGATTCGGTATACTTTTTATTGGTATGGATTTTATGAAACATTATTTAAAACCTCTAAGTGGGTCACAAGCTTTTAAAGACTTATTAGCTAGTTTAGAAAACCCATTCTTAGGTATTTTGGTAGGTTTTGGTTTGACTACAATAGTACAAAGTAGTAGTGCTTCAATAGGTTTACTTATAGCATTAGCTAGTCAAGGACTTGTAACAATAGATATAGCATTACCTATATTATTTGGTGATAATATTGGTACTTGTGTTACTGCTCTATTATCAAGTATTGGTGCAAACAAAACAGCAAAGAGAGCTGCACTTATGCACTTATTATTTAACATTATAGGTACATTTATATTTATGGTTGTGTTAAGGTATCCAATACAGCACTTAGTAACACGTTTGACACCACAAGATGTTGAAAGACAGATTGCTAATGCGCATACATTCTTTAATATTATTAACGTGATAGTTCAATTCCCATTTGCAGGATTTATTGTTATGGCTGCTAAGAAGTTAATACCAGGAGATGTTGAAGAAGATAATACTGGATTAAAATATTTAGATACTAGAATTATTGAGACTCCTTCTATTGCAGTAGGACAGGCTGCAAAAGAAGTTTTAAGAATGGGTAAAATTGCACAAAATTCTCTTAAAATTGCAAAAGAATCTTTCTTTAGTAAGAGTGAAAAGTTAACACATAAAGTATTTGAACAAGAGAAATTTATTAACCAATTAGAAAAGGATATTACTCATTATCTTGTAGAACTTTCAAATGCTGATTTAACTGATGATCAACAAATTAGAGTAACTACTTTATTCAATACAGTTAATGATTTAGAAAGAGTAGGAGATCATGCTGATAACATTGCTGAGCTTGCACAATATGCAATAGATAATAAGCTTAATTTTTCAGATGAAGCTTTAAGAGAACTTGAAATGATGTTTGAAAAAGTAGAAAACTCATATAGAACAGCTCTTATGGCATATAAAACAGCAGATCCAGAAATAGCTAGAAGTGTAATAGCTTTTGAGGAAGATATTGATTTAATGGAGAAACAATTAAGAGCAAATCATATTGAAAGATTAAATAAACAGTTGTGTCATCCAAGTTCAGGTATAGTATTCTTAGATATGATAAGTAACTTAGAGAGAATAGCAGACCATGCATCAAATATTGCTTTAACAATTTTAGATGCACTTAAGTAA